In the Halalkalicoccus sp. CGA53 genome, GTCTCGAACACCTCCCCGATGCGCTCTTTATGCAACGACTCTAGTGACCGGAGCACGCCCGTTCCGTTCACGGCGTAGAAGCCAACAGCGGCGATTTTCACCTGCGGCATCTGTTTGACGACTCTGGGCGTGCCGAACGCCCAGACTCGATGCTTATTATCCGTCGGCATCGGCCACGACGCATCGAAAGAAGCCCAAGACAGTCTCTCCGGGATCAGCCGCCTCCTCGAGAGAGTCATCTGCTGTCTCGCCGAGCGCCTCTTCCAGGCGTCGGCGAGCAGTATTTCTGCATTTTCCGGTCGGGACGGCATTTCTGGACGTGGAATCGCGTAGGACATTCGGTAGGTGTTGCGGAGCAGTCGCTGGATAGAGCCAGAATGATAGCTGATTCCAAACTCGTCTTCGATCAGCTGTTTGATTTCGGCAGTTGTCCAGGGTTGGCCCTCTTCGAGGAGGCGTTTGAGGTCTCGTGCTTGTTGGTGGGAGAGCTTCGGGGGCTGGCCGCCCCCGAAGCCCGGGATCAACCCATCTTGGGCGTTTTCGTTCCATCGTTCAAGCCACTGACTGCCGATTCCTTGTGTCGCTCCGACACGCCAGGCAGCTTCTTCGATTGTATCGCCTGCGTAGAGATTCCGCACGAAACAGAGACGGCGGACGACACGTCGGTCGTCCGCCTTCTTGATCGCGTCGCGCAATTCCTCGTCGGATAGATGCCGCTCGAGGTGTGCTCGCCGATTACTCATGGCTCTTCTGCGCTCAGCCATCAAAAACTAGCGTCCGACCATACCACAGGCACCTTCGTCAGTCTGCATCTCACAGTCCCCCAAGCCGAGATCCTGATTCGAATCCTCGATACTGCGCTCAACCGTGTCGATGCACTCTTCCAGCGCATCGACGCGGATCTCTTCTCCGCCGTAGATCACCTGTCGATCGCTCCGGAGCGGGCCGATCCAGCCCTTACCGTAGGATTCAATGAGCTCAGGAAGGCCAGAATCGTGGGCAAACCACAAATCGAAGAGGTAGGTGTCCGCAGGAATACCTACCTCTTCTTCGAGTTCGGTGACGATCTCGCGGGCGAGATCGTACTTGGTGTCGTGGTCTTGGTCGTCCTCATTTTGCTATTCCTAGAGGCGGAAGGTGAGCGGTTAGGCGGTTTTATCGTCAGCGTAGAAGGCGTAGATGAGATCTTGGCCCCAAACGGTGTCACCTACGGCGTGATCGTAGAAGTGACCGACACCGGGGAATTCATCCCCGGCTTTCTCGGTGATCGTATCGTCGAGGATGATGTAGCCATCTTTTGACCATCGTGTTTCATGGTGTTCCTGGAGTTCTTCAAGCCGCTCGTTGTTGAATTGTTGTTCGTCTCAATCGTACTCGGTGAGGAACTTGTTGAGGGCGCGTTTGCTATTGGCTGGAAGGACTTCGCGTGCGATGCCCGCCACGGTCTTGTTGCTGCCCGCAACAAGACCTGTGGCGTAGGTTTTGGCATGATGACGTTGGGCTGGAGACAGCGAGTCGAACTCGTCGAACACACGCATACACGACAAGAAATCTGTAATCGCATCATCCGTCCGTGCCACCCTCTACGTTACGGTCCTACTTCAACGTGCAAAGCTAAGATCTTAGTAAAGTAACCTACTCGGCCTCGGTATAACGATTCAATGCAGCTATTTTACAGCTTCAATACTAGGCACACTCGTACTAAAGACTGTTCAAGCTGATACGAATCGAAAGTGTAACAACGCCTCCCGCGCTCTTTTAAACAATGACTCAGCGCATCCGTCGTATTATTGTGGTCGGGGGTGGTGATTCCGGACTTCTTACAGCCCTTGCAATACGAAAATTAAATCCAGATCTAGATATTCGAGTAATCGATGACTTTGAGGAAGAAATTCCACAGATTGGAAAGAGCACCTATTGGCGTATTCTGAATATTCTTCACGATCAACTTGGTATAGACATGTCGCGTTTTATCAAACAAGTTAAACCAGTTTGGAAGTGCAGCGTTTATTTCAGGGACTGGTGTGGTTATCCCGAATTTCATTTCCCATTCGATATTTCGACTAAATTTCCCTCGAAAAATACACCAAAGGCTGTAGAATATTATCAATACGAGTATTTATCACCAAATATGGAACCTCCGCGCTATACGAAAAATGAAGAAATTGTGGTTCAACGTAAATCCCCCTGGGTCTATGACCCTAAAAGTTCAAGGACTCAATTGTACAGACCAGTTGCTTATCATCTGAATTTGAACCGATTCAACAATTTTTTGCGTGATATATGCAAGGAAAGAGGGATTAGACTTATCAATGATCGGATTGCTGAGGTTGAAACAGATGGATCTGAAATCGAAGCTGTTAGTGGAAACCAAACTTACAATTCTGACCTATATATCGATGCGTCTGGATTCAGACGTATCTTAAAGAGGGAACAACAGAACAATTTTACTGATTTTTCCTTCCCATTGGATACAGCCTTCGCTCTCAAGGTAGATAGATCACTCCAGGAGGTCATTCCTGCTACTATCGTCGAAACAGGAAATTACGGCTGGTTCTGGCAAATTGATACTTATGAACATCGAGATATTGGATATGTTTTTTCTTCAAGCCACGTTTCAAATACCCAGGCTCGGACAGAATTAGTTGATTATTGTGGTACCAATATATTGAACGATGATATTTCATATTTCGAGTTCACCTCCGGATTTTATGATATTGCTTGGGAATCTAATTGTGTCGCGATTGGAAACGCAGGAGGCTTTGTTGAGCCTTTACAGTCTACAGGACTCACTACGAATGCAATCGCGGCTATTAATCTTTCAAATTTAATCGCTGCCCACGGAGGTATAAACAATCAGGCAATCAGAAATTATTATAATACCTGGAGTCAGCACACTTGGGAATCCATTCGTGATTTCATCGTAACGCACTACAGGTATTCCTCCGGCCAGTCTAAGTTCTGGAAGATGATGCAATCCCTAGAAGCCAGCCCACGTGTTAATCTTTTAGAAAGGGAGTTTAAGCAAGGAGGCTTCGATACGAATGTCTTACCCCCAACGCGATTAGAAAAACATATTACTGACCCTATGATCTTCCACCCTGTTAGTTTCTACCTCTTGATGAGAAATATGGGTGTAGAATCTGACTTCCATGAATCAAACGATTTGAGGATTAGCCGTGAAGTAAGGAATGAGAGAGATAATCATTATAAGAAAATAAGGGGTGATGTACAATACTATCTGACTACCGAGGAGTTTTACAAGACATTCGTCTAAGCGGGTATTATATATTCGGGAGAGGTCATAAGTCAGAATTCTTTATTACAATCCCGCTCTTTCAGACTAGTC is a window encoding:
- a CDS encoding IS630 family transposase, translating into MRDAIKKADDRRVVRRLCFVRNLYAGDTIEEAAWRVGATQGIGSQWLERWNENAQDGLIPGFGGGQPPKLSHQQARDLKRLLEEGQPWTTAEIKQLIEDEFGISYHSGSIQRLLRNTYRMSYAIPRPEMPSRPENAEILLADAWKRRSARQQMTLSRRRLIPERLSWASFDASWPMPTDNKHRVWAFGTPRVVKQMPQVKIAAVGFYAVNGTGVLRSLESLHKERIGEVFETIREQNSTGRILLVLDNFFSHTSTYTREKAEELGISLVFLPVASPHLQPIKPVWNSLKRYLSPISTESADEFRALVEVTFLELTHRLSFAADWLGTFIDINRLR
- a CDS encoding tryptophan 7-halogenase, with amino-acid sequence MTQRIRRIIVVGGGDSGLLTALAIRKLNPDLDIRVIDDFEEEIPQIGKSTYWRILNILHDQLGIDMSRFIKQVKPVWKCSVYFRDWCGYPEFHFPFDISTKFPSKNTPKAVEYYQYEYLSPNMEPPRYTKNEEIVVQRKSPWVYDPKSSRTQLYRPVAYHLNLNRFNNFLRDICKERGIRLINDRIAEVETDGSEIEAVSGNQTYNSDLYIDASGFRRILKREQQNNFTDFSFPLDTAFALKVDRSLQEVIPATIVETGNYGWFWQIDTYEHRDIGYVFSSSHVSNTQARTELVDYCGTNILNDDISYFEFTSGFYDIAWESNCVAIGNAGGFVEPLQSTGLTTNAIAAINLSNLIAAHGGINNQAIRNYYNTWSQHTWESIRDFIVTHYRYSSGQSKFWKMMQSLEASPRVNLLEREFKQGGFDTNVLPPTRLEKHITDPMIFHPVSFYLLMRNMGVESDFHESNDLRISREVRNERDNHYKKIRGDVQYYLTTEEFYKTFV